A genomic stretch from Canis lupus baileyi chromosome 3, mCanLup2.hap1, whole genome shotgun sequence includes:
- the LOC140625508 gene encoding olfactory receptor 8B8-like — MAPTNSSFVTEFILVGLTDLPDLQLPLFCLFLLMYMVTLLGNLGLIFLIGLNSHLHTPMYFFLFNLSFIDFCYSSVFTPKMLINFISKKNIISYKGCMTQLYFFCFFAISECYVLTSMAYDRYVAICNPLLYNVVMSPNVCFSLMLGSYLMAFSGAMAHTGRMLRLTFCDVNTINHYLCDILPLLQLSCTSTYVNELVVYIVVGINVIVPTVTIFVSYGFILSSILRISSTEGRSKAFSTCSSHIIAVSLFFGSGAFMYLKPSSAGSMDEGKISSVFYTTTVPLMNPFIYSLRNKDIKLALRRNQIYEFQREFR, encoded by the exons ATGGCTCCTACAAACTCCTCTTTTGTGACTGAATTCATTCTGGTGGGGCTCACAGACTTACCAGATCTCCAGCTCCCCCTTTTCTGCCTGTTTCTACTCATGTATATGGTCACCCTGTTGGGAAATTTGGGTTTGATCTTTCTGATTGGGCTGAATTCAcacctccacacccccatgtacttttTCCTCTTCAATTTGTCCTTCATAGACTTCTGTTATTCCTCTGTGTTTACTCCCAAAATGCTGATTAACTTCATATCCAAAAAGAATATTATCTCCTACAAGGGGTGCATGACCCAgctttactttttctgtttttttgctatttctgaaTGCTATGTGCTGACATCCATGGCCTATgatcgctatgtggccatctgtaacCCACTTTTGTATAATGTTGTCATGTCTCCTAATGTGTGTTTCAGTCTTATGCTTGGTTCATATTTGATGGCATTCTCAGGTGCCATGGCCCACACAGGACGCATGTTGAGACTGACCTTCTGTGATGTAAACACCATCAACCACTATTTGTGTGACATCCTCCCACTGCTCCAGCTCTCCTGCACCAGCACGTATGTCAATGAACTGGTGGTTTACATTGTAGTGGGTATCAATGTGATTGTGCCCACTGTCACCATCTTTGTCTCTTATGGCTTCATCCTCTCCAGCATCCTGCGCATCAGCTCCACTGAAGGCAGATCCAAAGCTTTCAGCACCTGCAGTTCCCACATAATtgcagtttctctcttttttggttCAGGTGCATTTATGTATCTTAAACCATCTTCTGCTGGGTCTATGGATGAAGGGAAAATCTCTTCTGTCTTTTACACCACTACGGTTCCCTTGATGAATCCTTTCATTTACAGCTTAAGAAACAAAGACATTAAACTTGCTTTGAGAAGAAACCAGA TTTATGAATTCCAAAGAGAATTCAGGTGA